One window of Phalacrocorax aristotelis chromosome 26, bGulAri2.1, whole genome shotgun sequence genomic DNA carries:
- the BAZ2A gene encoding bromodomain adjacent to zinc finger domain protein 2A isoform X2 gives METNNHFNFTGLSSAPAASGPKPTPASGDSPFAHSSPLSFPPQGKSLNGGMNVNGFSTVSHPSTSGTFTPSSPPAGTPPLRTYDCLWDYAPYPPAGGLKDSSPAAPPLSGLGQFPLNGVAGGSRPASPGHSTNLQGAGQEFWGNGTPGPMGLNFDSQELYDSFHDQSFELMQNGPASFYTATQPSPMLGSGSPPFSLPPGPPEEPSDGEGDANTAAKEIPSAIAENGGGLVGSMELEEEQPDLKICGYNGSAPGVVPLGQEGPVLAPSTGSGCLGDASPIAPQLEDAHILSEDPLEPFESLARDGSVDLNSNSHVGPEESGSLELDPPLEAESPAPSAEEEEEEEKEAADSCLETSAARGESEEPAPLSASAAGDVPRRRIATQEEVRFPLQHGWRREVRIKKGNHRWQGETWYYGPCGKRMKQFPEVIKYLSRNVVQDVRREHFSFSPRMPVGDFYEERDTPEGLQWVKLSPEEIPSRIQAITGKRGRPRNAEKAKPKEPPAAKRGRGRPPKVKMVDLLSKTDARLLKRLEAQEVLSDEDKLKMSKIKKKMRRKAKNKQKQEAKAPRAKEAKKKSKAKEKKGKPEKGKDKARPKEKKGKGARKADKGLLAQRRLEERQRQQLILEEMKKPTEDMCLGDHQPLPAFSRIPGLVLPSRAFSNCLTVVEFLQSYGKVLGFDPAKDVPSLCTLQEGLLGVGDSAGEVQDLLVRLLQAALYDPGLPPYCQSLKILGEKVSEISLNRDTVSEILRCFLMAYGAGEDLCDGLRTKPFQALPPEKKAAILAFLVNELNSSALIINEIDKTLENMSNYRKNKWIIEGRLRRLKVALAKKTGRPESEITGLEDGRRRRSSRLTEEMGLEMEEEEESRGRKSRREEEADTSASSIPELERQIEKLAKRQMFFRKKLLHSSQMLRAASLGQDRYRRRYWVLPHLGGIFVEGAEVAETAPQEPPEKKVSPQVSLVKEEPVDVPIPSRTNCTASRSRGRPRKSKEELPQHCGPRPPPVNGVLEESVALGQSQHDLSQSAFLSWLSQTQSSLLKDSVLTPDSSPGKGDTGLPPLEAPSDPVEEEEEEEEEESAPEAVEKRGPWFNLLPRTPCDDRAPLATSSAEPSLRAAAQPRGHPRGELPKGSARQLNGLPMDDPTAPLLASTPVHAGPRAHGACPRSRGSLEKLQDLPGQPKRRGRPPTKFFKQIEQKYLTQLTEQPVPPEMQSGWWWLQDPEELEAVARALHPRGIREKALHKHLTKHKEFLREVCLRATTDPIFHPRPEAASATVSQEALAQWSVMERAYETDLSVLQWVEELEQRVLMADLQIRGWTCPSPDSTRDDLQYCEHKVEPLEDITIRSRRDGLPLCRERTNPLDLAVLRLAALEQNVERRYLKEPLWPLHEVVVEKAVLSSPEELSLGPTEIAYEITPRIRTWRQTLERCRSAAQVSLCIYQLEKSIAWEKSVNRVTCLVCRRGDDDEHLLLCDGCDRGCHLYCHRPKMTEVPEGDWFCSVCVSQAGEYRDPVSPRRGKKRKRGCLFGGSLAEEEESPRRRPALRRREGLPVPRYAGEGLSPAKRRGVTLRGQPSDLTFCEIILMEMESHEDAWPFLEPVNPRLVPGYRKIIKNPMDFATMRTRLLRGRYSTSEEFAADAMLVFDNCQTFNEDDSDVGKAGHAMRKFFESRWEEFYQGKHATNP, from the exons GAAACCCACGCCTGCCTCAGGGGACAGCCCCTTCGCCCACAGCTCCCCGCTCAGCTTCCCCCCACAAGGGAAAA GTCTGAACGGGGGCATGAATGTCAATGGCTTCTCTACTGTATCTCACCCCAGTACTTCAGGGACCTTCACCCCCAGCTCGCCGCCCGCCGGCACACCGCCCCTCCGCACCTACGACTGCCTCTGGGACTACGCGCCATACCCGCCTGCCGGCGGCCTCAAGGACAGCAGCCCCGCCGCACCCCCGCTCTCCGGCCTCGGACAGTTCCCGCTCAACGGCGTCGCCGGGGGGTCCCGGCCGGCGTCCCCGGGGCACAGCACTAACCTGCAGGGGGCTGGGCAGGAGTTCTGGGGCAATGGCACCCCTGGCCCCATGGGGCTGAACTTCGACTCGCAGGAGCTGTACGACTCTTTCCATGACCAGAGCTTTGAGCTGATGCAGAACGGGCCGGCCAGCTTCTACACGGCCACCCAGCCCTCCCCTATGCTGGGCTCTGGCAGTCCGCCCTTCTCGCTGCCACCAGGCCCGCCAGAGGAGCCGAGCGATGGCGAGGGAGATGCCAACACCGCAGCCAAAGAGATCCCCTCTGCCATCGCGGAGAACGGGGGCGGGCTGGTGGGCAGcatggagctggaggaggagcagccAG ACTTGAAGATCTGCGGCTACAACGGGTCTGCCCCTGGCGTGGTGCCGCTCGGGCAGGAGGGGCCCGTCCTGGCCCCCAGCACGGGCAGCGGCTGCTTGGGGGACGCGTCACCCATCGCCCCTCAGCTGGAGGATGCCCACATCCTGAGCGAAGACCCCCTGGAGCCCTTCGAGTCCCTGGCCAGAG ACGGCAGCGTCGACCTGAACAGCAACAGCCACGTGGGGCCGGAGGAGTCGGGGTCCCTGGAGCTTGACCCTCCGCTGGAGGCGGAGTCCCCGGCCCCatctgcagaggaagaggaggaggaggagaaagaggctgCCGACAGCTGTCTGGAGACTTCAGCTGCGCGAGGAGAGAGCGAAGAGCCTGCCCCGCTAAGCGCCTCGGCAGCAG GTGATGTCCCCCGCCGGCGCATCGCCACCCAGGAGGAGGTGcgctttcccctgcagcatgG GTGGAGGCGGGAGGTGCGGATCAAGAAGGGGAACCACCGCTGGCAGGGCGAGACCTGGTACTATGGGCCCTGTGGGAAGAGGATGAAGCAGTTCCCGGAGGTCATCAAG taTCTGAGCAGGAACGTGGTGCAGGACGTCCGGCGTGAGCACTTCAGCTTCAGCCCCCGCATGCCGGTGGGAGACTTCTATGAGGAGCGGGACACGCCGGAG GGTCTGCAGTGGGTGAAGCTGAGCCCCGAGGAGATCCCCTCACGCATCCAGGCCATCACGGGCAAGCGCGGGCGACCCCGCAACGCCGAAAAGGCCAAGCCCAAGGAGCCACCGGCTGCAAAGCGTGGCCGGGGCCGGCCTCCCAAGGTCAAGATGGTCGACTTGCTGAGCAAGACAGACGCGAGGCTGCTGAAGAGGCTGGAAGCCCAAG AGGTGCTCAGTGACGAGGACAAGCTGAAGATGAGcaaaatcaagaagaaaatgaggCGGAAG GCCAAGAACAAGCAGAAGCAGGAAGCCAAAGCCCCCAGAGCGAAGGAGGCCAAGAAGAAGTCCAAG GCCAAGGAGAAGAAGGGCAAACCGGAGAAGGGCAAGGACAAAGCACGGCCCAAGGAGAAGAAGGGCAAAGGGGCTCGGAAGGCGGACAAGGGCCTGCTGGCCCAGCGGCGCCTGGAGGagaggcagcggcagcagctcATCCTGGAGGAGATGAAGAAGCCCACGGAGGACATGTGCCTGGGGGACCACCAG cccctgccagcctTCTCCCGCATCCCGGGCCTTGTCCTGCCCAGCCGCGCCTTCTCCAACTGCCTGACGGTCGTGGAGTTCCTCCAGAGCTACGGCAAGGTCCTGGGCTTTGACCCGGCCAAGGACGTGCCTAGCCTGTGCACGCTGCaggaggggctgctgggggtgggCGACAGTGCAGGCGAGGTGCAGGACCTACTGGTgcggctgctgcaggctgcGCTGTATGACCCTGGGCTGCCACCCTACTGCCAG tCCCTGAAGATTCTGGGGGAAAAGGTGTCGGAGATCAGCCTGAACCGCGACACCGTCTCTGAGATCCTGCGCTGCTTCCTGATGGCGTACGGGGCGGGCGAGGACCTGTGCGACGGGCTGCGGACCAAGCCCTTCCAGGCACTTCCCCCTGAGAAGAAAGCTGCCATCCTGGCCTTCCTGGTGAACGAGCTGAACAGCAGCGCCCTCATCATCAA CGAGATCGACAAGACCTTGGAGAACATGTCCAACTACAGGAAGAACAAGTGGATCATCGAGGGCCGGCTGCgcag GTTGAAGGTCGCCCTGGCCAAGAAGACGGGCCGTCCTGAGTCGGAGATCACGGGCCTGGAGGACGGGCGGCGCCGGCGCAGCTCCCGCCTGACGGAGGAGATGGGCctggagatggaggaggaggaggagagccgCGGACGGAAATCCcggagggaggaggag GCTGACACGTCTGCATCCAGCATCCCTGAGCTTGAAAGGCAGATCGAGAAGCTGGCCAAG AGGCAGATGTTCTTCCGCAAGAAGCTGCTGCATTCCTCGCAGATGCTGCGGGCGGCTTCTCTGGGCCAGGACCGGTACCGGCGGCGGTACTGGGTCCTGCCCCACCTGGGCGGCATCTTCGTGGAGGGTGCAGAGG TGGCTGAGACAGCACCCCAGGAGCCTCCAGAGAAGAAGGTGTCCCCCCAAGTCTCCCTGGTGAAGGAGGAGCCAGTGGATGTGCCCATTCCCAGCCGGACGAACTGCACGGCCTCGCGCTCCCGTGGCCGGCCCCGGAAGAGCAAAGAGGAGCTGCCGCAGCACTGCGGGCCCAGACCACCCCCCGTCAACGGGGTCCTGGAGGAGTCGGTGGCCCTGGGACAGAGCCAACATGACCTCAGCCAGTCCGCCTTCCTCTCCTGGCTGAGCCAGACGCAGTCATCCCTACTGAAGGACTCCGTCCTCACCCCGGACAGCAGCCCCGGCAAGGGGGACACGGGGCTCCCACCGCTCGAGGCCCCATCGGACCctgtggaagaggaagaggaggaggaagaggaggagagtgCCCCAGAGGCTGTGGAAAAGCGGGGGCCCTGGTTCAACCTGCTGCCCCGGACACCCTGTGATGACCGAGCCCCCCTTGCTACCTCCTCAGCCGAGCCCTCGCTGCGAGCGGCTGCACAGCCCCGTGGCCATCCCCGTGGCGAGCTGCCCAAGGGCTCAGCCAGGCAG CTGAATGGCCTCCCCATGGATGACCCCACGGCTCCCCTGCTCGCTTCCACGCCGGTGCACGCCGGCCCCAGGGCCCACGGCGCCTGCCCCAGGAGCCGGGGCAGCCTGGAGAAGCTCCAGGACCTGCCGGGGCAGCCCAAGCGCCGAGGGCGGCCCCCTACCAAATTCTTCAAGCAGATTGAACAGAAGTACTTGACTCAGCTGACAGAACAGCCTGTTCCTCCTG AGATGCAGAGTGGCTGGTGGTGGCTGCAGGACCCCGAGGAGCTGGAGGCGGTGGCTCGTGCGCTGCACCCGCGGGGCATCCGGGAGAAGGCGCTGCACAAGCACCTCACCAAGCACAAGGAGTTCCTGCGGGAGGTCTGCCTGCGCGCCACCACGG ACCCCATCTTCCACCCGCGCCCCGAAGCAGCCAGCGCCACCGTGTCTCAGGAAGCCCTGGCCCAGTGGTCGGTGATGGAGAGAGCCTACGAGACAGACCTCTCCGTCCTGCAGtgggtggaggagctggagcagcgCGTGCTGATGGCAGACCTGCAGATCCGG GGCTGGACGTGCCCCAGTCCCGACTCCACGCGGGATGACCTGCAGTACTGTGAGCACAAGGTGGAGCCCCTGGAAGACATCACTATCCGGAGCCGGCGGGACGGGCTGCCGCTGTGCCGGGAGCGCACCAACCCCCTGGACCTGGCGGTGCTGCGGCTGGCGGCGCTGGAGCAGAACGTGGAGCGGCGCTACCTGAAGGAGCCGCTCTGGCCCCTGCACGAGGTGGTGGTGGAGAAGGCCGTGCTGAGCAGCCCGGAGGAGCTGAGCCTGGGCCCCACTGAGAT AGCCTACGAGATCACGCCCCGGATCCGGACATGGCGGCAGACGCTGGAGCGGTGCCGCAGCGCAGCCCAGGTCTCCCTCTGCATCTACCAGCTGGAGAAGTCCATCGCCTGGGAGAAGTCGGTCAACAGAGTG ACCTGCCTGGTGTGCCGGCGCGGGGACGACGATGAGCACCTGCTGCTGTGTGACGGCTGTGACCGCGGCTGCCACCTCTACTGCCACCGGCCCAAGATGACGGAGGTGCCCGAGGGCGACTGGTTCTGCTCTGTCTGCGTCTCCCAG GCGGGTGAGTACCGGGACCCCGTCTCACCCCGGCGAGGCAAGAAGCGGAAACGGGGGTGTCTCTTCGGGGGGAGCCtcgcggaggaggaggagagcccGCGGCGCCGGCCGGCCTTGCGCCGCCGCGAGGGGCTGCCCGTGCCCCGCTACGCGGGCGAGGGGCTGTCCCCCGCCAAGCGGAGGGGCGTGACGCTGCGGGGCCAGCCCAGCGACCTGACCTTCTGCGA GATCATCCTGATGGAGATGGAGTCGCACGAGGACGCCTGGCCCTTCCTGGAGCCCGTCAACCCCCGCCTGGTCCCCGGCTACCGCAAGATCATCAAGAACCCCATGGACTTTGCCACCATGCGCACGCGGCTGCTGCGGGGCAG GTACTCGACCTCAGAGGAGTTTGCGGCCGACGCCATGCTGGTGTTCGACAACTGCCAGACCTTCAACGAGGACGACTCGGACGTGGGCAAGGCCGGGCACGCCATGCGCAAGTTTTTCGAGAGCCGGTGGGAGGAGTTTTATCAGGGAAAACACGCTACTAACCCGTGA
- the BAZ2A gene encoding bromodomain adjacent to zinc finger domain protein 2A isoform X1, with protein METNNHFNFTGLSSAPAASGPKPTPASGDSPFAHSSPLSFPPQGKSLNGGMNVNGFSTVSHPSTSGTFTPSSPPAGTPPLRTYDCLWDYAPYPPAGGLKDSSPAAPPLSGLGQFPLNGVAGGSRPASPGHSTNLQGAGQEFWGNGTPGPMGLNFDSQELYDSFHDQSFELMQNGPASFYTATQPSPMLGSGSPPFSLPPGPPEEPSDGEGDANTAAKEIPSAIAENGGGLVGSMELEEEQPDLKICGYNGSAPGVVPLGQEGPVLAPSTGSGCLGDASPIAPQLEDAHILSEDPLEPFESLARDPGTGDLYAMDDSQLMSDKSPLEEPPDLPSLRCTASPPLHAAGPFSLLPAGPPPPPLLAGPSSPPTLHDGSVDLNSNSHVGPEESGSLELDPPLEAESPAPSAEEEEEEEKEAADSCLETSAARGESEEPAPLSASAAGDVPRRRIATQEEVRFPLQHGWRREVRIKKGNHRWQGETWYYGPCGKRMKQFPEVIKYLSRNVVQDVRREHFSFSPRMPVGDFYEERDTPEGLQWVKLSPEEIPSRIQAITGKRGRPRNAEKAKPKEPPAAKRGRGRPPKVKMVDLLSKTDARLLKRLEAQEVLSDEDKLKMSKIKKKMRRKAKNKQKQEAKAPRAKEAKKKSKAKEKKGKPEKGKDKARPKEKKGKGARKADKGLLAQRRLEERQRQQLILEEMKKPTEDMCLGDHQPLPAFSRIPGLVLPSRAFSNCLTVVEFLQSYGKVLGFDPAKDVPSLCTLQEGLLGVGDSAGEVQDLLVRLLQAALYDPGLPPYCQSLKILGEKVSEISLNRDTVSEILRCFLMAYGAGEDLCDGLRTKPFQALPPEKKAAILAFLVNELNSSALIINEIDKTLENMSNYRKNKWIIEGRLRRLKVALAKKTGRPESEITGLEDGRRRRSSRLTEEMGLEMEEEEESRGRKSRREEEADTSASSIPELERQIEKLAKRQMFFRKKLLHSSQMLRAASLGQDRYRRRYWVLPHLGGIFVEGAEVAETAPQEPPEKKVSPQVSLVKEEPVDVPIPSRTNCTASRSRGRPRKSKEELPQHCGPRPPPVNGVLEESVALGQSQHDLSQSAFLSWLSQTQSSLLKDSVLTPDSSPGKGDTGLPPLEAPSDPVEEEEEEEEEESAPEAVEKRGPWFNLLPRTPCDDRAPLATSSAEPSLRAAAQPRGHPRGELPKGSARQLNGLPMDDPTAPLLASTPVHAGPRAHGACPRSRGSLEKLQDLPGQPKRRGRPPTKFFKQIEQKYLTQLTEQPVPPEMQSGWWWLQDPEELEAVARALHPRGIREKALHKHLTKHKEFLREVCLRATTDPIFHPRPEAASATVSQEALAQWSVMERAYETDLSVLQWVEELEQRVLMADLQIRGWTCPSPDSTRDDLQYCEHKVEPLEDITIRSRRDGLPLCRERTNPLDLAVLRLAALEQNVERRYLKEPLWPLHEVVVEKAVLSSPEELSLGPTEIAYEITPRIRTWRQTLERCRSAAQVSLCIYQLEKSIAWEKSVNRVTCLVCRRGDDDEHLLLCDGCDRGCHLYCHRPKMTEVPEGDWFCSVCVSQAGEYRDPVSPRRGKKRKRGCLFGGSLAEEEESPRRRPALRRREGLPVPRYAGEGLSPAKRRGVTLRGQPSDLTFCEIILMEMESHEDAWPFLEPVNPRLVPGYRKIIKNPMDFATMRTRLLRGRYSTSEEFAADAMLVFDNCQTFNEDDSDVGKAGHAMRKFFESRWEEFYQGKHATNP; from the exons GAAACCCACGCCTGCCTCAGGGGACAGCCCCTTCGCCCACAGCTCCCCGCTCAGCTTCCCCCCACAAGGGAAAA GTCTGAACGGGGGCATGAATGTCAATGGCTTCTCTACTGTATCTCACCCCAGTACTTCAGGGACCTTCACCCCCAGCTCGCCGCCCGCCGGCACACCGCCCCTCCGCACCTACGACTGCCTCTGGGACTACGCGCCATACCCGCCTGCCGGCGGCCTCAAGGACAGCAGCCCCGCCGCACCCCCGCTCTCCGGCCTCGGACAGTTCCCGCTCAACGGCGTCGCCGGGGGGTCCCGGCCGGCGTCCCCGGGGCACAGCACTAACCTGCAGGGGGCTGGGCAGGAGTTCTGGGGCAATGGCACCCCTGGCCCCATGGGGCTGAACTTCGACTCGCAGGAGCTGTACGACTCTTTCCATGACCAGAGCTTTGAGCTGATGCAGAACGGGCCGGCCAGCTTCTACACGGCCACCCAGCCCTCCCCTATGCTGGGCTCTGGCAGTCCGCCCTTCTCGCTGCCACCAGGCCCGCCAGAGGAGCCGAGCGATGGCGAGGGAGATGCCAACACCGCAGCCAAAGAGATCCCCTCTGCCATCGCGGAGAACGGGGGCGGGCTGGTGGGCAGcatggagctggaggaggagcagccAG ACTTGAAGATCTGCGGCTACAACGGGTCTGCCCCTGGCGTGGTGCCGCTCGGGCAGGAGGGGCCCGTCCTGGCCCCCAGCACGGGCAGCGGCTGCTTGGGGGACGCGTCACCCATCGCCCCTCAGCTGGAGGATGCCCACATCCTGAGCGAAGACCCCCTGGAGCCCTTCGAGTCCCTGGCCAGAG ACCCTGGCACCGGGGACCTCTACGCGATGGACGACTCGCAGCTGATGAGCGACAAGTCCCCCCTGGAGGAGCCCCCTGACCTGCCCAGCCTGCGCTGCACTGCCAGCCCCCCCCTCCATGCCGCTGGCCCCTTCAGCCTGCTGCCCGCCggccccccgcctcccccgctGCTCGCCGGCCCCAGCTCGCCGCCCACCCTGCACG ACGGCAGCGTCGACCTGAACAGCAACAGCCACGTGGGGCCGGAGGAGTCGGGGTCCCTGGAGCTTGACCCTCCGCTGGAGGCGGAGTCCCCGGCCCCatctgcagaggaagaggaggaggaggagaaagaggctgCCGACAGCTGTCTGGAGACTTCAGCTGCGCGAGGAGAGAGCGAAGAGCCTGCCCCGCTAAGCGCCTCGGCAGCAG GTGATGTCCCCCGCCGGCGCATCGCCACCCAGGAGGAGGTGcgctttcccctgcagcatgG GTGGAGGCGGGAGGTGCGGATCAAGAAGGGGAACCACCGCTGGCAGGGCGAGACCTGGTACTATGGGCCCTGTGGGAAGAGGATGAAGCAGTTCCCGGAGGTCATCAAG taTCTGAGCAGGAACGTGGTGCAGGACGTCCGGCGTGAGCACTTCAGCTTCAGCCCCCGCATGCCGGTGGGAGACTTCTATGAGGAGCGGGACACGCCGGAG GGTCTGCAGTGGGTGAAGCTGAGCCCCGAGGAGATCCCCTCACGCATCCAGGCCATCACGGGCAAGCGCGGGCGACCCCGCAACGCCGAAAAGGCCAAGCCCAAGGAGCCACCGGCTGCAAAGCGTGGCCGGGGCCGGCCTCCCAAGGTCAAGATGGTCGACTTGCTGAGCAAGACAGACGCGAGGCTGCTGAAGAGGCTGGAAGCCCAAG AGGTGCTCAGTGACGAGGACAAGCTGAAGATGAGcaaaatcaagaagaaaatgaggCGGAAG GCCAAGAACAAGCAGAAGCAGGAAGCCAAAGCCCCCAGAGCGAAGGAGGCCAAGAAGAAGTCCAAG GCCAAGGAGAAGAAGGGCAAACCGGAGAAGGGCAAGGACAAAGCACGGCCCAAGGAGAAGAAGGGCAAAGGGGCTCGGAAGGCGGACAAGGGCCTGCTGGCCCAGCGGCGCCTGGAGGagaggcagcggcagcagctcATCCTGGAGGAGATGAAGAAGCCCACGGAGGACATGTGCCTGGGGGACCACCAG cccctgccagcctTCTCCCGCATCCCGGGCCTTGTCCTGCCCAGCCGCGCCTTCTCCAACTGCCTGACGGTCGTGGAGTTCCTCCAGAGCTACGGCAAGGTCCTGGGCTTTGACCCGGCCAAGGACGTGCCTAGCCTGTGCACGCTGCaggaggggctgctgggggtgggCGACAGTGCAGGCGAGGTGCAGGACCTACTGGTgcggctgctgcaggctgcGCTGTATGACCCTGGGCTGCCACCCTACTGCCAG tCCCTGAAGATTCTGGGGGAAAAGGTGTCGGAGATCAGCCTGAACCGCGACACCGTCTCTGAGATCCTGCGCTGCTTCCTGATGGCGTACGGGGCGGGCGAGGACCTGTGCGACGGGCTGCGGACCAAGCCCTTCCAGGCACTTCCCCCTGAGAAGAAAGCTGCCATCCTGGCCTTCCTGGTGAACGAGCTGAACAGCAGCGCCCTCATCATCAA CGAGATCGACAAGACCTTGGAGAACATGTCCAACTACAGGAAGAACAAGTGGATCATCGAGGGCCGGCTGCgcag GTTGAAGGTCGCCCTGGCCAAGAAGACGGGCCGTCCTGAGTCGGAGATCACGGGCCTGGAGGACGGGCGGCGCCGGCGCAGCTCCCGCCTGACGGAGGAGATGGGCctggagatggaggaggaggaggagagccgCGGACGGAAATCCcggagggaggaggag GCTGACACGTCTGCATCCAGCATCCCTGAGCTTGAAAGGCAGATCGAGAAGCTGGCCAAG AGGCAGATGTTCTTCCGCAAGAAGCTGCTGCATTCCTCGCAGATGCTGCGGGCGGCTTCTCTGGGCCAGGACCGGTACCGGCGGCGGTACTGGGTCCTGCCCCACCTGGGCGGCATCTTCGTGGAGGGTGCAGAGG TGGCTGAGACAGCACCCCAGGAGCCTCCAGAGAAGAAGGTGTCCCCCCAAGTCTCCCTGGTGAAGGAGGAGCCAGTGGATGTGCCCATTCCCAGCCGGACGAACTGCACGGCCTCGCGCTCCCGTGGCCGGCCCCGGAAGAGCAAAGAGGAGCTGCCGCAGCACTGCGGGCCCAGACCACCCCCCGTCAACGGGGTCCTGGAGGAGTCGGTGGCCCTGGGACAGAGCCAACATGACCTCAGCCAGTCCGCCTTCCTCTCCTGGCTGAGCCAGACGCAGTCATCCCTACTGAAGGACTCCGTCCTCACCCCGGACAGCAGCCCCGGCAAGGGGGACACGGGGCTCCCACCGCTCGAGGCCCCATCGGACCctgtggaagaggaagaggaggaggaagaggaggagagtgCCCCAGAGGCTGTGGAAAAGCGGGGGCCCTGGTTCAACCTGCTGCCCCGGACACCCTGTGATGACCGAGCCCCCCTTGCTACCTCCTCAGCCGAGCCCTCGCTGCGAGCGGCTGCACAGCCCCGTGGCCATCCCCGTGGCGAGCTGCCCAAGGGCTCAGCCAGGCAG CTGAATGGCCTCCCCATGGATGACCCCACGGCTCCCCTGCTCGCTTCCACGCCGGTGCACGCCGGCCCCAGGGCCCACGGCGCCTGCCCCAGGAGCCGGGGCAGCCTGGAGAAGCTCCAGGACCTGCCGGGGCAGCCCAAGCGCCGAGGGCGGCCCCCTACCAAATTCTTCAAGCAGATTGAACAGAAGTACTTGACTCAGCTGACAGAACAGCCTGTTCCTCCTG AGATGCAGAGTGGCTGGTGGTGGCTGCAGGACCCCGAGGAGCTGGAGGCGGTGGCTCGTGCGCTGCACCCGCGGGGCATCCGGGAGAAGGCGCTGCACAAGCACCTCACCAAGCACAAGGAGTTCCTGCGGGAGGTCTGCCTGCGCGCCACCACGG ACCCCATCTTCCACCCGCGCCCCGAAGCAGCCAGCGCCACCGTGTCTCAGGAAGCCCTGGCCCAGTGGTCGGTGATGGAGAGAGCCTACGAGACAGACCTCTCCGTCCTGCAGtgggtggaggagctggagcagcgCGTGCTGATGGCAGACCTGCAGATCCGG GGCTGGACGTGCCCCAGTCCCGACTCCACGCGGGATGACCTGCAGTACTGTGAGCACAAGGTGGAGCCCCTGGAAGACATCACTATCCGGAGCCGGCGGGACGGGCTGCCGCTGTGCCGGGAGCGCACCAACCCCCTGGACCTGGCGGTGCTGCGGCTGGCGGCGCTGGAGCAGAACGTGGAGCGGCGCTACCTGAAGGAGCCGCTCTGGCCCCTGCACGAGGTGGTGGTGGAGAAGGCCGTGCTGAGCAGCCCGGAGGAGCTGAGCCTGGGCCCCACTGAGAT AGCCTACGAGATCACGCCCCGGATCCGGACATGGCGGCAGACGCTGGAGCGGTGCCGCAGCGCAGCCCAGGTCTCCCTCTGCATCTACCAGCTGGAGAAGTCCATCGCCTGGGAGAAGTCGGTCAACAGAGTG ACCTGCCTGGTGTGCCGGCGCGGGGACGACGATGAGCACCTGCTGCTGTGTGACGGCTGTGACCGCGGCTGCCACCTCTACTGCCACCGGCCCAAGATGACGGAGGTGCCCGAGGGCGACTGGTTCTGCTCTGTCTGCGTCTCCCAG GCGGGTGAGTACCGGGACCCCGTCTCACCCCGGCGAGGCAAGAAGCGGAAACGGGGGTGTCTCTTCGGGGGGAGCCtcgcggaggaggaggagagcccGCGGCGCCGGCCGGCCTTGCGCCGCCGCGAGGGGCTGCCCGTGCCCCGCTACGCGGGCGAGGGGCTGTCCCCCGCCAAGCGGAGGGGCGTGACGCTGCGGGGCCAGCCCAGCGACCTGACCTTCTGCGA GATCATCCTGATGGAGATGGAGTCGCACGAGGACGCCTGGCCCTTCCTGGAGCCCGTCAACCCCCGCCTGGTCCCCGGCTACCGCAAGATCATCAAGAACCCCATGGACTTTGCCACCATGCGCACGCGGCTGCTGCGGGGCAG GTACTCGACCTCAGAGGAGTTTGCGGCCGACGCCATGCTGGTGTTCGACAACTGCCAGACCTTCAACGAGGACGACTCGGACGTGGGCAAGGCCGGGCACGCCATGCGCAAGTTTTTCGAGAGCCGGTGGGAGGAGTTTTATCAGGGAAAACACGCTACTAACCCGTGA